Proteins encoded together in one Amblyomma americanum isolate KBUSLIRL-KWMA chromosome 1, ASM5285725v1, whole genome shotgun sequence window:
- the LOC144115562 gene encoding mitochondrial import receptor subunit TOM40 homolog 1-like, whose translation MGNVFASSPLSPPPVLAPAPPPSVPEPPDQRGLPAQDDTETQNPGTLEDLHKKCKDIFPANFEGGRLMVNKGLSNHFQISHTLNMSSLTPSGYRFGATYVGTQQFGPAESYPVLLGDIDPSGNLNANIIHQFNPRIRTKIAAQVQDNRYVATQLTADYRGPSYTASATLGNIDILNNSGVVVAHYLQNVVPNVALGAELAFQYGPQVPGGEIAVLSMAGRYTGPSYVVSGTLGMAGAHCCYYHRGSETTQVGVEVETNFRVGESVASIGYQVDLPKANLVFRGMVDSNWTVGAVLEKKLQPLPFTFALSGMLNHAKNQSRFGCGLIIG comes from the coding sequence ATGGGTAACGTATTTGCTTCAAGTCCGTTATCGCCACCGCCGGTCCTGGCCCCGGCACCTCCGCCGTCTGTACCAGAGCCACCGGACCAGCGCGGATTGCCAGCTCAAGATGACACCGAGACACAAAACCCCGGCACGCTAGAAGACCTTCATAAAAAGTGCAAAGACATATTCCCGGCCAACTTCGAGGGAGGCCGGCTGATGGTGAACAAGGGCCTGAGCAACCACTTCCAAATCAGCCATACCCTGAACATGAGCTCGCTAACGCCTTCAGGATACCGATTTGGAGCAACTTACGTGGGTACGCAGCAGTTCGGCCCGGCCGAGTCGTACCCTGTTTTGCTCGGCGACATCGATCCTAGTGGCAACTTGAACGCCAACATTATTCATCAGTTTAATCCGCGCATTCGCACCAAGATCGCAGCGCAAGTCCAGGACAACCGGTACGTGGCGACGCAGCTGACGGCCGACTACAGAGGCCCCTCATACACCGCTTCGGCTACATTAGGCAATATTGATATCCTCAACAATTCCGGAGTCGTCGTCGCGCACTACCTGCAAAACGTGGTTCCAAACGTAGCCCTTGGCGCAGAGTTGGCCTTCCAGTATGGACCTCAAGTGCCAGGCGGCGAGATTGCCGTTCTGTCAATGGCCGGACGCTACACCGGCCCCAGCTACGTAGTCAGCGGCACATTGGGCATGGCCGGAGCGCACTGCTGCTACTACCACCGCGGTAGCGAGACGACGCAAGTCGGTGTCGAGGTGGAGACGAACTTCAGAGTGGGCGAAAGCGTCGCCTCCATCGGCTACCAGGTGGACTTGCCCAAGGCGAACCTTGTTTTTCGTGGCATGGTCGACAGCAACTGGACCGTCGGCGCCGTTCTCGAGAAAAAACTGCAGCCCCTGCCGTTCACCTTTGCTCTCAGCGGCATGCTTAACCATGCAAAGAACCAGAGTCGTTTCGGCTGTGGACTTATTATCGGTTAG